The following is a genomic window from Alkaliphilus sp. B6464.
GAAAATGATTAACTATAACTAAATAAGGAGATGATAAAGTTGAACACGCATGGTAGAGAAATGTCCCCAATGGAGCTGAGAGACCATATTATTTCTTTTTTAAAAGAACATAAAAGTGGCTCACTGGCAACTTATCTAGATGGGCGCCCAAGATGTAGTCCAATACAATATTTTGTTGGTAATGAAATGGACATTTACATATTGTCTGCTGGAGGCGACAAATTTAAAGCAATTGAAGAGAATCCTGATGTTTGTCTTCTAGTTAATACAGAATATATTAACTTTAGAAAAATTAAAGGAGTTCAAGTGTTTGGAAAAGCTACTACTAGTATTGAAAATAGAACTCTTTTTGAAGAAGCTTTAAAATATTCTCCAGATCCTCATTTAATTGAAATGAATAGGGAATCTTTAAAGGTAATTAAAATTGTACCACATGAGGTAGTATATCTAGACTCTCTAGAAGATGGAGATAGAACAAAGCAAATATTAGAACATAATCGTGTAACTCTTAAAGAGGACGAACTGACACCAGTTCATTAATATAAAAAGGAGGTTTCACATATGTCAGTAAATAATGCAATGACTGCAGATTTCTTGCGCTCTGCCTACGGTGGAGAAAGTATGGCCCATATGAGATATTTAATTTGGGGCGATGTAGCAGATAAGGAAGGTATGCCTAATATTGGTAGACTTTTTAGGGCGATTGCATATGCCGAATATGCTCATGCGGACAATCATTTTAGAGTATTGGACGATCAAAAAGGCGATTATACAGTACCAGCTGGAGCTGTATTTGGTATAGGTACAACAGTAGAAAATTTGCAAGGTGGAATCGATGGAGAGCTTCATGAAATTGAACAAATGTATCCAGTATATTTAGAAACAGCGCGTTTTCAAAATGAAAAAGGAGCTGAAAGAGCATTTCATTATGCCTTAGAAGCAGAAAAGATCCATGCAAAGTTATTTCAAGATGCTCAAGACATGGCAAGACAGGGTAAGGATATGGATATCGGAACCATTTATGTTTGTCCTATTTGTGGACATACTGTAGCTGAGCATCTACCAGAAAAATGTCCAGTTTGTGGCGCTAAACAGGAAATGTATAAGGATTTTCCAGCTTAATAGTAGATACGCTATATACAATAAAAAATTACATTTAACAAGTATGATGGCTTTGAATAAAACGGTTATCATACTTGTTTCTTTTGTTATAGATAATATGTCATTAAACATACAGTTGAAGTAAATAATATTATTATATATAATTAGCACAAATAGAAAATCTTAAATTAATATGTTTAGATATAGTAAAGGGGTTTAATGTTTATGCAAAGAGAAGTTGCAATTATCGGTGGAGGCGCTGCTGGTATGATGGCAGCAATAGTAGCTTCAAGAAATGGGGCTAAGGTAGTAATATATGAAAGAATGAATAGAATTGGTAAAAAGTTATTAGCAACAGGCAATGGGAGATGTAATCTTACAAATGTTGGATTAAGCGAAAGTAATCTAAAGTGTATTCATAGCAGTAATAAAAAGTTTGCCAGTAGTATCTTGAAAAGATTCACTGTGGATGAAACTATAAACTTCTTTGAAATCTTAGGAATTGCTCATAAGATTGAGAACGATGGAAAGGTATTTCCTATGTCAGATCAAGCCTCAAGTGTTTTAGATGTATTAAGATATGAGTTAGATAAACTAAGTATAGAAGTAATATGTGATATTGAAATAGATAAAATTAAACAATCAAAACAGGAATTTATTCTTATAGATAGTAATGGAGTAGAATATAAAGCAGATAAAGTTATTATAGCAACCGGAGGAATGTCTAGTCCTAATTTAGGCTCAAATGGTAGTGGCTATAAATTAGCAAAAAGTTTGGGTCATAATATTGTTAATCCTTTTCCGGCTTTAGTGCAATTAAAGTTAGAGGCACCTTTTTTAAAATCTATTAAAGGCATAAAATTTAATGGTGCAGCTTCTGTTATTTTAGATGGTAATATTTTAAGAAGGGAAGAAGGTGAACTATTATTTACTGAATATGGTATTTCAGGTCCTCCGATACTACAGCTTAGCAGGAATGCTGTAGAAGCTCTTGAAAATAAACAACAGCCTATAATTGAAATAGATATGTTTCCTAACTTTACTTATGAAGAACTTTTAAATTTAATAAGTCTTAGATTATCTTATCAGTACGACCGTCCTCTTGATTTTAGCTTTATAGGGCTAATAAATAAAAGGCTTATTCCTATGATTTTAAAGGTATCAAATATTTATGATCTAAATAGAACTTGTTCGGAGATATCTAACAAGGAAATAGAAAAAATTGTTTCTTTATTGAAAGCATGGCAATTTGATATTATAGGATCACAATCTTGGATGCATTCTCAGGTAACTGCTGGTGGTGTATCCTTAAAAGAAATTTGTCCAAATACTCTACAATCAAAGATTGTTCCGGGGATATATTTTGCTGGTGAACTTTTGGATGTAGATGGGGATTGTGGAGGATTTAACTTGCAATGGGCATGGTCTTCCGGCTATGTGGCTGGAAACGAAGCTTCGATGTAATAGTGCAACTTAAGTTATAGGAAGGAAGAATACATATGTTACGTGTAGCAGGAATCAAAATTACAATTAATCAAAATGAGACAGATTTAAAAAAGGCATTGCTGAAAAAGTTAAATATTAGTGAGGCTGACCTGATAGATTACAGAATTTATAAAGAATCAGTTGATGCTAGAAAACGAGATCAACTTTATTTTGTATATACAATAGATGTAACTATAAAAAATGAGGATAAAATAATTAAAAATTCTAAGTCTAAAGATATAACAATTACTCCTAGTATGGATTATAAATATGTGCATAAAGGAAATGATAAACTTACAAATCCACCTATAATAATCGGATCTGGGCCCGCTGGATTATTTGCGGCACTTATATTGGCAGAGATGGGTTATTGCCCTATTGTGTTAGAACGAGGAAAAGATGTAGAAGAAAGGGCAAAGGATGTAAATCAGTTTTGGACAACAGGAAACTTTATTAAGGATTCCAATGTTCAGTTTGGTGAAGGTGGGGCAGGTACATTTTCAGATGGTAAATTAACAACTCAAATTAAGGATCCAAGGTGTAGAAAAGTACTGGAAGAATTTATCGAAGCTGGTGCACCAAAAGAAATTTTATATTCTAGCAAGCCCCATGTTGGAACGGATATTTTACAATATGTTGTTAAAAACATTAGAAAAAAGATAATTTCTCTAGGAGGAGAAGTGCGTTTTGAAAGTAAGGTTACAGATTTTATAATAGAAGATGAGAGAATTACAGGGGTAAAGGTTAACAATGAGAGTATAATTAAGGGAGAAGCAGTTGTATTAGCTATTGGTCATAGTGCAAGAGATACATTTGAAATGGTATATGAAAATGGATTAGAAATTCATCAAAAACCATTTTCCATAGGTGTACGTATAGAACATCCTCAGAAAATGATTAATGAAAGTCAATATGGTACATTTGCTAGTCATCCTCGCTTAGGTGCTGCAGATTATAAACTTGTTCATCATTGTAAAAATGAGAGATCTGTGTATACATTTTGTATGTGTCCAGGAGGTACTGTAGTGGCTGCAGCATCAGAAGAAGGCGGTGTTGTTACTAATGGAATGAGCGAGCATGCAAGAAATAAGGAAAATGCTAATAGTGCATTGCTTGTAGGTATAGGACCAGAGGATTTTGAAAGTGAACA
Proteins encoded in this region:
- a CDS encoding pyridoxamine 5'-phosphate oxidase family protein — translated: MIKLNTHGREMSPMELRDHIISFLKEHKSGSLATYLDGRPRCSPIQYFVGNEMDIYILSAGGDKFKAIEENPDVCLLVNTEYINFRKIKGVQVFGKATTSIENRTLFEEALKYSPDPHLIEMNRESLKVIKIVPHEVVYLDSLEDGDRTKQILEHNRVTLKEDELTPVH
- a CDS encoding rubrerythrin family protein; its protein translation is MSVNNAMTADFLRSAYGGESMAHMRYLIWGDVADKEGMPNIGRLFRAIAYAEYAHADNHFRVLDDQKGDYTVPAGAVFGIGTTVENLQGGIDGELHEIEQMYPVYLETARFQNEKGAERAFHYALEAEKIHAKLFQDAQDMARQGKDMDIGTIYVCPICGHTVAEHLPEKCPVCGAKQEMYKDFPA
- a CDS encoding NAD(P)/FAD-dependent oxidoreductase, producing MQREVAIIGGGAAGMMAAIVASRNGAKVVIYERMNRIGKKLLATGNGRCNLTNVGLSESNLKCIHSSNKKFASSILKRFTVDETINFFEILGIAHKIENDGKVFPMSDQASSVLDVLRYELDKLSIEVICDIEIDKIKQSKQEFILIDSNGVEYKADKVIIATGGMSSPNLGSNGSGYKLAKSLGHNIVNPFPALVQLKLEAPFLKSIKGIKFNGAASVILDGNILRREEGELLFTEYGISGPPILQLSRNAVEALENKQQPIIEIDMFPNFTYEELLNLISLRLSYQYDRPLDFSFIGLINKRLIPMILKVSNIYDLNRTCSEISNKEIEKIVSLLKAWQFDIIGSQSWMHSQVTAGGVSLKEICPNTLQSKIVPGIYFAGELLDVDGDCGGFNLQWAWSSGYVAGNEASM
- a CDS encoding NAD(P)/FAD-dependent oxidoreductase, translated to MLRVAGIKITINQNETDLKKALLKKLNISEADLIDYRIYKESVDARKRDQLYFVYTIDVTIKNEDKIIKNSKSKDITITPSMDYKYVHKGNDKLTNPPIIIGSGPAGLFAALILAEMGYCPIVLERGKDVEERAKDVNQFWTTGNFIKDSNVQFGEGGAGTFSDGKLTTQIKDPRCRKVLEEFIEAGAPKEILYSSKPHVGTDILQYVVKNIRKKIISLGGEVRFESKVTDFIIEDERITGVKVNNESIIKGEAVVLAIGHSARDTFEMVYENGLEIHQKPFSIGVRIEHPQKMINESQYGTFASHPRLGAADYKLVHHCKNERSVYTFCMCPGGTVVAAASEEGGVVTNGMSEHARNKENANSALLVGIGPEDFESEHPLAGMYYQRKWEQSAFKEGGSNYCAPAQLVGDFLEGIPSTSLGKVNPSYTPGINLTDLRNCLPTYVVEAFKEALLELDKRLNGFGMKDAILTGIETRSSSPIRIVRGIDLESNIKGIYPSGEGAGYAGGIISAAVDGIKVAEAISEKYASIENLSF